Proteins co-encoded in one Streptococcus pyogenes genomic window:
- a CDS encoding helix-turn-helix domain-containing protein gives MKLRIKYLRQALGLTQSAFAAKAHVHKNMIANYESQNSNPSLKQIEKIVLAFNVEPAWLAGWDTKPQIVVKEKIVRVQDPSARIPNDWKNDECGRLINWVEVQTSGEIITNKGQ, from the coding sequence ATGAAACTAAGAATTAAATACTTACGTCAAGCATTAGGCTTAACTCAAAGTGCTTTTGCTGCTAAAGCTCACGTTCACAAAAATATGATAGCTAACTATGAGTCTCAAAATTCAAACCCAAGTTTAAAACAGATTGAGAAAATCGTATTAGCATTTAACGTTGAACCAGCATGGCTTGCAGGATGGGACACAAAACCTCAAATTGTTGTCAAAGAAAAAATTGTCAGGGTTCAGGACCCATCAGCTCGTATTCCAAATGATTGGAAAAATGATGAGTGTGGTAGGTTGATCAATTGGGTTGAGGTACAAACATCTGGAGAAATAATCACGAATAAAGGTCAGTAA
- a CDS encoding site-specific integrase gives MKIVQPIRDTDQIDMMKDYLKDWNPRNFLLLLFGLNTGLRIGDILPLKVKHVTASNHIDIIEQKTGKQKQFPINKTLRREIDKYIKEKELKPWDYLFESRKKCTEPGKEGQKQPISREQAWKILNQAAKQFGIHHIGTHSMRKSFGYHMYQKTQDIAMLMEMFNHSSPDITLRYIGINQEKIDDAVADFSL, from the coding sequence GTGAAGATAGTACAACCAATCAGAGATACTGATCAGATTGATATGATGAAGGATTATTTAAAAGATTGGAATCCAAGGAACTTTTTGCTACTACTTTTTGGATTAAATACTGGATTGAGGATAGGTGATATCCTACCGCTAAAAGTAAAGCATGTCACAGCTAGCAATCATATAGACATAATAGAACAAAAAACAGGTAAGCAGAAGCAGTTTCCTATCAATAAGACGTTAAGACGAGAGATAGACAAGTATATTAAAGAGAAAGAACTAAAGCCTTGGGATTATCTATTTGAAAGTCGCAAAAAGTGTACAGAACCAGGAAAAGAAGGTCAGAAGCAACCAATAAGCAGAGAGCAAGCTTGGAAGATACTCAATCAAGCTGCTAAGCAATTTGGCATACATCATATAGGTACGCATAGCATGAGAAAGTCGTTTGGTTATCACATGTATCAAAAGACCCAAGATATAGCGATGCTGATGGAGATGTTTAATCATTCTTCACCAGATATTACTTTAAGATACATTGGCATAAACCAAGAAAAAATAGATGATGCTGTGGCTGATTTCAGCCTGTAA